Proteins from a single region of Parabacteroides sp. FAFU027:
- a CDS encoding NADH peroxidase, which translates to MKKFICTVCGYIHTGDTAPEQCPLCKAKSSKFVEQVETEGALTWADEHRIGVAKGVDEEVLAGLKAHFAGECTEVGMYLAMSRQADREGYPEVAEAYKRIAFEEAEHAAKFAELLGEVVWDTKTNLKARIDAESGACADKKRIATRAKELGLDAIHDTVHEMCKDEARHGQVFEGLYNRLFKK; encoded by the coding sequence ATGAAAAAATTTATTTGTACAGTTTGTGGATATATCCACACTGGTGATACTGCGCCTGAGCAGTGTCCGCTTTGTAAAGCAAAATCGAGCAAATTCGTAGAGCAGGTTGAAACAGAAGGCGCTTTGACATGGGCTGACGAACACAGAATCGGTGTTGCTAAAGGTGTGGACGAAGAGGTGTTGGCTGGATTGAAAGCACACTTTGCCGGAGAATGTACTGAAGTGGGAATGTATTTGGCTATGAGCCGTCAGGCAGACCGTGAAGGTTATCCTGAGGTAGCTGAAGCATACAAAAGAATTGCTTTTGAAGAAGCTGAGCACGCTGCAAAATTTGCAGAATTATTGGGTGAAGTGGTATGGGATACCAAAACTAACCTGAAAGCTCGTATTGATGCAGAATCAGGTGCATGTGCCGATAAAAAACGCATTGCTACCCGTGCAAAAGAATTGGGTCTGGATGCTATCCACGACACTGTTCATGAAATGTGTAAAGATGAAGCCCGTCACGGACAGGTATTTGAAGGTCTTTACAACCGCTTATTCAAAAAATAA
- a CDS encoding Fur family transcriptional regulator, whose amino-acid sequence MTNTTKNYLIERGIKPSLQRIAIMDYLLKNRTHPSADEIYQALCESIPTLSKTTVYNTLKLFAQQGAALSLEIDEKNIRYDGDTSIHAHFRCKSCGEIIDLPVDQVNMVDPKHLEGFVITEISAFYKGLCDKCNHEGSLMQNKSIN is encoded by the coding sequence ATGACAAACACCACAAAAAACTATTTGATTGAACGGGGAATTAAACCGTCACTTCAGCGTATTGCCATTATGGATTATTTGTTGAAAAACCGTACGCACCCTTCTGCCGATGAAATTTATCAGGCGTTATGTGAGTCTATCCCGACTTTATCTAAAACGACGGTTTACAATACCTTGAAATTATTTGCACAGCAGGGAGCAGCTTTGAGTCTCGAAATTGATGAAAAAAATATTCGTTATGACGGGGATACTTCGATCCATGCTCATTTCAGATGCAAAAGTTGTGGTGAAATCATTGATTTACCTGTTGACCAGGTGAATATGGTAGACCCTAAACATCTGGAGGGATTTGTTATTACGGAAATAAGTGCTTTTTATAAAGGCTTATGCGATAAATGTAATCATGAGGGAAGCCTCATGCAAAATAAATCTATTAACTAA
- the corA gene encoding magnesium/cobalt transporter CorA, which produces MAEIKLFYHDEGRIKISRNMGILKKIPMSQFVWIDLNDVTEAVEEELEDFLKIYIQEEEEIEEIEISSRYIETPDTLVANSNFLLENFEKEPVSFILKNNILVSVRSCELRSFNETVKRIFANPVNYPTGYHIFVALLETRVERDADIIEELTGEISILSKSINDVDEDILMQIKNMLDKTMSIRENIIDKQRVVSNMLKSALFPNELKPRLSIVIKDINSLIEHTKFGFERLDYMQDTFLGLVNIQQNKIIKIFTVVSVIFMPPTLIASIYGMNFKHMPELEQAWGYPFSIVLMITACILILIYFRKKKWL; this is translated from the coding sequence ATGGCAGAAATAAAGCTATTTTATCATGATGAAGGCCGCATAAAAATAAGCCGGAATATGGGGATCCTGAAAAAAATACCCATGTCGCAATTTGTATGGATTGACCTGAATGATGTAACGGAGGCCGTTGAGGAAGAACTGGAGGATTTTCTCAAAATATATATCCAGGAAGAGGAAGAGATCGAAGAGATTGAGATCAGTTCGCGCTATATTGAGACTCCGGATACATTGGTGGCTAACTCCAATTTCCTGCTGGAAAACTTTGAAAAGGAGCCGGTCTCATTTATCCTGAAAAATAACATTCTGGTTTCTGTGCGTAGTTGTGAATTGCGCTCCTTTAATGAGACTGTGAAGCGTATTTTTGCCAATCCGGTAAACTATCCGACCGGATATCATATATTCGTTGCCTTATTGGAAACCCGGGTGGAGCGGGATGCTGACATTATCGAAGAGCTGACAGGTGAAATTTCTATATTAAGCAAGTCTATCAACGATGTTGATGAAGATATCCTGATGCAGATAAAAAATATGCTGGATAAGACTATGTCTATTCGGGAAAATATCATTGACAAACAGCGTGTAGTATCCAATATGCTGAAGAGTGCGCTCTTTCCAAATGAACTAAAGCCCAGGCTTTCGATTGTAATTAAGGATATTAACTCCTTGATCGAGCATACCAAGTTCGGTTTTGAGCGACTGGATTATATGCAGGATACTTTTCTCGGTTTGGTGAATATCCAACAGAATAAAATTATCAAGATCTTCACCGTCGTGTCGGTGATTTTTATGCCGCCAACATTGATTGCCAGTATTTACGGCATGAACTTTAAACACATGCCTGAGTTGGAACAAGCCTGGGGATACCCGTTTTCTATCGTTTTGATGATAACGGCGTGTATTTTGATCCTGATTTATTTCAGGAAGAAGAAGTGGTTATAG
- a CDS encoding 16S rRNA (uracil(1498)-N(3))-methyltransferase: protein MHVFYTPDIKTALEMPEDESLHCAKVLRLPEGEEVVLTDGKGSLFRARIVRAHPKRCAVEILEEIPASHHRDFSVHIAVAPTKNIDRTEWFAEKATEIGLDALTLLRCRYSERKEVKNDRIQKILVSAMKQSLKATLPVLDGLVSFSDFVKMPFDGQKFIAHCYDDSDKKSLTSQYKKGENVLILIGPEGDFSEEEVALAKQNGFLPVSLSSSRLRTETAALVACHTIHILND from the coding sequence ATGCATGTTTTCTATACACCGGACATAAAGACCGCTCTGGAAATGCCGGAAGATGAATCGCTGCACTGCGCAAAAGTGCTGCGTTTGCCCGAAGGGGAGGAGGTGGTATTGACCGATGGCAAAGGTTCTCTCTTCAGGGCCAGGATAGTGAGGGCGCATCCCAAGCGTTGTGCTGTTGAAATCCTGGAAGAAATTCCTGCATCTCATCACCGCGATTTTTCCGTACATATAGCTGTTGCTCCAACCAAAAATATTGATCGTACAGAGTGGTTTGCCGAAAAGGCAACCGAGATTGGGCTTGATGCATTGACCTTGCTTCGCTGTCGTTACTCCGAACGTAAAGAGGTGAAGAATGATCGTATTCAGAAGATTCTCGTTTCAGCCATGAAACAATCGTTGAAAGCCACACTTCCGGTATTGGATGGACTTGTTTCCTTTTCTGATTTTGTGAAAATGCCTTTTGATGGACAGAAGTTTATCGCTCATTGCTACGATGATTCGGATAAAAAATCATTGACCTCACAATATAAGAAAGGGGAGAATGTATTAATCCTGATCGGACCGGAAGGCGATTTTAGTGAAGAGGAGGTTGCATTGGCCAAACAGAACGGATTTCTGCCGGTTTCGCTTAGTTCCAGTCGCCTACGAACTGAAACCGCAGCGCTTGTAGCTTGCCATACCATCCATATTTTAAATGATTAA
- a CDS encoding bifunctional nuclease family protein, producing the protein MEKRIPLKVYGITISQVETGAYALILGEIDGPRKIPIIVGTPEAQSIVIQLEHITPRRPLTHDLFQTFSQAFGIRLLEVYIYKMVAGVFYAEMLFDNGERQVKIDSRTSDAIAVALRVGCPIYTTELILQEAGVIIEGREDSNEPTEEEEDETTAIQQFQSLSTDELNKRLQEAIDDENYEYASKIRDELKKRGENI; encoded by the coding sequence ATGGAGAAACGCATACCACTCAAAGTATATGGAATCACCATCAGCCAGGTCGAGACCGGTGCTTATGCTTTAATTCTCGGCGAAATAGATGGTCCCCGCAAAATACCCATCATTGTCGGTACCCCCGAAGCCCAGTCTATTGTTATTCAACTGGAACATATTACACCACGCCGTCCTTTGACGCATGATCTTTTCCAGACCTTTAGCCAGGCATTCGGAATTCGTCTGCTGGAAGTCTATATCTATAAGATGGTAGCCGGTGTGTTTTATGCGGAAATGCTTTTTGACAATGGAGAACGTCAGGTTAAGATAGATTCCAGAACATCGGATGCTATTGCCGTCGCTTTGCGTGTGGGATGTCCGATATATACCACTGAACTGATTTTGCAGGAAGCCGGAGTCATCATCGAAGGACGGGAAGATAGCAATGAGCCTACCGAAGAGGAAGAAGATGAAACAACAGCGATTCAACAGTTTCAGAGCCTGAGCACGGATGAACTGAATAAAAGACTTCAGGAAGCCATTGATGATGAAAATTACGAATATGCTTCCAAAATCAGGGATGAGCTAAAAAAACGAGGCGAAAACATTTAA